In Deltaproteobacteria bacterium, the genomic stretch CGCATCATCGTCGCCGACGAGCCCACCGGCGAGCTCGATCGCAAGAGCGCCGACGAGGTGCTCAACCTGCTCGAGCGACTCAACCGCGAGTTCGACAAGACCATCCTCATGGTCACCCACGACCCCGCGGCGGCCGAGCGCGCGACCGTGCTGCGCAAGCTCGACAAGGGTAGGTTGCTGTGACGCTCGGCAGCCTGACGATCAAGAACATCGGCCACAACTGGCTGCGCACGGTGCTGACGGTGGTCGGCACCGCGATCGCGATCCTCTCGTTCGTCATGATCCGCACCACCTTGGCGGCGTGGGAGCAGGGCGTCGAGAACGCGGCGCAGGATCGCCTGTCGACCATCCACCGCGTCACCTTCGTGATGCCGCTGCCCAAGCGCTACTTCGACGAGTTCAACGGGCAGCGCGGCAAGATCCCTGGGGTCAAGGCCTCGACCTACATCAACTGGTTCGGCGCCAAGCACCCCACCCGCGAGAGCGAGTTCTTCGCCAACCTCGCGGTCGACAGCGACACCTTCTTCGACGTCTACAGCGAGATGGCCGTGCCCGCCGACCAGCTCGCGGCGTGGCGCGAGAACCCCCAGGGCGCCATCATCGGTGAGGCGCTCGCCAACCAGTTCGGCTGGAAGGTCGGCGACGACGTCACGCTCACCGGCACCATCTATCCCGGTGACTGGCAGTTCAAGGTCGAGGGCATCTATGTCGCGACCAAGAAGTCGATCGATCGCGCGCAGTTCATCCTGCACTGGAACTACGTCAACGAGACCCTGCCCGAGGGCCGCAAGGACCAGATCGGCTGGATCGCCTCGACCATCGATTCGGCCAGCCAGGCCGCGACCATCTCCCAGGCCATCGACGCCAAGTTCGACGAGCAGGAGATCCAGACCCGCACGATGAGCGAGCGCGCGATGAACATGGAGTTCCTCGGCGGCGCGTCGGCGATCCTGCGCGCACTCGACATCGTCTCGCTGGTGATCCTCGGCATCATGATGCTGATCCTCGGCAACACCATCGCGATGGGCGTGCGCGAGCGGACCCACGAGTACGGCGTGCTGCTCGCGCTCGGCTTTCGGCCCAAGCACATCGCGAGCTTCGTGCTCGGCGAGGGCATCACCATCGGCCTGCTCGGCGGTGGGCTGGGCCTGCTCATGGCGTATCCGCTGATCGAGCAGGGCCTCGGCCGCTGGCTCGAGGAGAACATGGGCGCGTACTTCCCCTACTTCTCGATCCCGACCTCGGTGGCCGCGGTCGCGCTGGGCTTGGCCGCGGCGCTGGCGGCCATCGCAGCGGTGATCCCTGCCTACTCCGCGTCGAAGCTCGACGTGATCGACGCCCTGCGCCGGCTGGGCTGAACAAAGCGAGGCTTCGCGATGGTTCCGATTCGCTACAACGTGCGCAACCTCTTCGTCCGTCGTGCCACGACCCTCGCTGCCGCGCTCGGTGTGGCGCTGGTGGTGTTCGTGCTGGCCGCGGCGCTGATGCTCGCCGAGGGGCTCGCGCGCACGCTCGACATGTCGGGCCGACGCGACACCGCGATCGTGCTGCGCAAGGGCTCGGACTCCGAGATGCCGAGCTCGATCGAGGACGCCACGGTCACGCTCATCAAGGGCGCACCGGGGGTGAAGAAGGGCGACGACGGGGCACCGATGGTGCTGCCCGAGGCGGTCGTCGTGCTCTTCCAAGACCTCAGCAACGGCAAGGGCAAGAGCAACGTGACGCTGCGCGGCGTGCCGCTCAGTGAGGTGCAGCAGTTTCGCCCCGAGGTGAAGGTGGTGCAGGGCAAGCTCGCGGCAGCCGGCAGCGACGAGGTCATCGTCGGCACCAAGCTGGTCGGGCGCTTCAAGGGGCTCGAGGTGGGGCAGTCGCTCGAGCTGCGCAAGAATCGAGCGGTGAAGGTCGTCGGCGTGTTCGAGTCCGACGGCTCGTCGTTCGAGTCGGAGGTGTGGGGCGACCTCGACTACGTGCGGCAGTCGTTCGGCCGCGAGGGCGTGGTGTCGTCGGTGCGCGTGCGGCTCGACAGCCCCGCGGTGTTCGACGGCTTCGCGGCCGCGCTCGAGCAGGACAAGCGGCTCGGGCTCGACGCCTCGCCGGAGCCGGAGTTCTACAAGAAGCAGTCCGAGAACACCTCGATCTTCATCATGGCGCTCGGCACCATCATCGCGGTCTTCTTCTCGATCGGCGCGATGATCGGCGGCATGATCACGATGTACGGCGCGGTCGCGCACCGCCGCCGCGAGATCGGCGTGCTGCGAGCGCTGGGCTTCTCGCGCTCGGCGATCATGTTCTCGTTCCTGCTCGAGAGCGTGCTGCTGGCGCTGCTCGGCGGGGCCATCGGCACCGTCGCGTCGCTGGCGATGGGCATGGTCAAGTTCTCGATGCTCAACTTCACGACCTTCTCGGAGATCGTGTTCGAGTTCCATGCGACGCCCGAGATCCTCGTGCGCTCGCTGATCTTCGGCGGCGTGATGGGCATCATCGGCGGCTTCCTGCCGGCGATTCGTGCCGCCCGCACGGCGCCCATCGAAGCGATGAAGGGTTGATTCGAGTCATGCGTATCTCACTTGCGTTTGCGTCGATGCCGCTGGTGCTCGCGTGCACACCGGCGTCCTCGAGGGTGCCGAGCAGCGACGCACCGACCGCCCACGCCCACGGCGAGCACGCCCACGGCGAACACGCCCACGGCGAACACGCCCACGGCCCGGGGGCTCA encodes the following:
- a CDS encoding ABC transporter permease, with amino-acid sequence MTLGSLTIKNIGHNWLRTVLTVVGTAIAILSFVMIRTTLAAWEQGVENAAQDRLSTIHRVTFVMPLPKRYFDEFNGQRGKIPGVKASTYINWFGAKHPTRESEFFANLAVDSDTFFDVYSEMAVPADQLAAWRENPQGAIIGEALANQFGWKVGDDVTLTGTIYPGDWQFKVEGIYVATKKSIDRAQFILHWNYVNETLPEGRKDQIGWIASTIDSASQAATISQAIDAKFDEQEIQTRTMSERAMNMEFLGGASAILRALDIVSLVILGIMMLILGNTIAMGVRERTHEYGVLLALGFRPKHIASFVLGEGITIGLLGGGLGLLMAYPLIEQGLGRWLEENMGAYFPYFSIPTSVAAVALGLAAALAAIAAVIPAYSASKLDVIDALRRLG
- a CDS encoding ABC transporter permease; this encodes MVPIRYNVRNLFVRRATTLAAALGVALVVFVLAAALMLAEGLARTLDMSGRRDTAIVLRKGSDSEMPSSIEDATVTLIKGAPGVKKGDDGAPMVLPEAVVVLFQDLSNGKGKSNVTLRGVPLSEVQQFRPEVKVVQGKLAAAGSDEVIVGTKLVGRFKGLEVGQSLELRKNRAVKVVGVFESDGSSFESEVWGDLDYVRQSFGREGVVSSVRVRLDSPAVFDGFAAALEQDKRLGLDASPEPEFYKKQSENTSIFIMALGTIIAVFFSIGAMIGGMITMYGAVAHRRREIGVLRALGFSRSAIMFSFLLESVLLALLGGAIGTVASLAMGMVKFSMLNFTTFSEIVFEFHATPEILVRSLIFGGVMGIIGGFLPAIRAARTAPIEAMKG